In Methanofollis fontis, the following proteins share a genomic window:
- a CDS encoding chorismate mutase, protein MTIEDIRAEIDALDREIIGLIAQRQAIAGRMAHEKYLAGLPVRDQKRREALLKQVFDTAVEQNINPVMVRQIFEILMDMSEERQHECIGEGNLP, encoded by the coding sequence ATGACGATCGAGGACATCAGGGCGGAGATCGATGCACTGGACAGGGAGATCATCGGGCTGATCGCACAACGGCAGGCGATCGCCGGCAGGATGGCACACGAAAAATATCTGGCCGGTCTGCCGGTGCGGGACCAGAAAAGGCGGGAGGCGCTGCTCAAACAGGTCTTCGATACAGCGGTGGAGCAGAACATCAATCCGGTGATGGTCAGGCAGATCTTTGAGATCCTGATGGATATGAGCGAGGAGCGTCAGCACGAGTGTATCGGGGAGGGCAACCTCCCCTGA
- a CDS encoding U32 family peptidase: MHTKPREIPELLAPAGSREALVAAVAAGADAVYLGGTRFSARRFATNFDDDALAEAVDYAHARGVSVHVTVNTLIREDELPAVGSYLLFLYRIGVDAVLVQDAGVLALARRIVPDLPVHASTQMAISSADGLAWAASMGVDRVVLARELSGAEIEGMREVVEQTGTELEIFVHGALCYAYSGQCLLSSLIGGRSGNRGACAQPCRKPYTLLRGGTDRFGRPEGMAPVAEGGPYPLSTRDLCLYPLLEGVVALPVASLKIEGRMKAPAYVAIVTEIYRRALDSVAAGRFVPSAEDELDLAFAFNRGFTRGYLTGARHTGVIGPERPDNRGVEVGSVLSFSRSRMEATVALTGQAVPENGDGCVVCSQEGEVGFVVRGTPPRRGGTVVLRLPRPAPPGAVVAITRRGSLERRAVEIIQRERQAVRIDASVRWEADGTPVIDAVCTPPRRKGVEITVRGETPMGAARTRPLGAEAIAAHLRKTGGTQFFIGSLDLAYPGGLFAPPSYLNDLRRRMLLAAEEALVRAARPDEGAVRDASRRCAAAVESLRAPPAPAVPFLPCLSVYTDTAEGVRAAQEGGADRICFEPLHPSGEVLQEAVDCAAPLPLIWMWPTVIRKAFLDTAVPLLPCARIAGVMVGGHGGARAVCSAAPAMPLSGGAGLNVWNHCAALSHPGLSPVTLSPELGAADIAALITRLPPDGPEARMIVQGTAVAMITEDCPPATALGCPSGCGEERFALRDERGRIFPLHPDGDCRMRIGNAVETCLIDHLPALAAAGVRDVVVDARGRGPDYTARMTALYRRALDAIDDPVVLRGLKDEVRALALGGITAASYLRGTE; the protein is encoded by the coding sequence ATGCACACGAAACCACGAGAGATCCCCGAACTCCTCGCCCCCGCCGGGTCCCGGGAGGCGCTTGTCGCCGCCGTTGCGGCTGGAGCCGATGCGGTCTATCTTGGCGGCACCCGGTTTTCCGCCCGGCGGTTTGCGACGAACTTCGATGACGATGCCCTTGCAGAGGCGGTGGACTATGCCCACGCCCGCGGTGTCTCGGTCCATGTCACCGTGAACACCCTGATCCGGGAGGACGAACTCCCTGCAGTGGGCAGCTACCTGCTCTTCCTCTACCGGATCGGGGTGGATGCGGTGCTGGTCCAGGACGCCGGCGTTCTTGCTCTCGCCCGGCGGATCGTCCCGGATTTGCCGGTGCACGCCTCCACCCAGATGGCGATCTCGTCTGCCGACGGTCTTGCGTGGGCGGCATCGATGGGCGTCGACCGTGTGGTGCTGGCCCGGGAACTCTCCGGGGCTGAGATCGAGGGGATGCGGGAGGTTGTGGAGCAGACCGGGACAGAACTGGAGATATTTGTCCACGGGGCACTCTGCTATGCCTATTCCGGTCAGTGTCTTCTTTCGTCCCTGATCGGCGGTCGGAGCGGGAACCGGGGGGCCTGCGCCCAGCCCTGCCGCAAACCCTATACCCTGCTCAGGGGGGGAACCGACCGCTTCGGTCGCCCGGAGGGGATGGCGCCGGTGGCAGAGGGCGGGCCCTACCCTCTCTCCACCCGCGACCTCTGCCTCTACCCGCTGCTCGAGGGGGTGGTCGCCCTGCCGGTCGCCTCCCTGAAGATCGAGGGGCGGATGAAGGCGCCGGCCTACGTGGCAATTGTTACGGAGATCTATCGGCGGGCCCTGGACAGCGTGGCGGCGGGTCGGTTTGTGCCATCGGCAGAGGACGAGCTGGACCTTGCCTTCGCCTTCAACCGGGGGTTTACCCGCGGCTATCTCACCGGCGCCCGGCACACCGGGGTGATCGGTCCGGAGCGCCCGGACAACCGGGGCGTGGAGGTCGGATCCGTCCTCTCCTTCTCCCGCAGCCGGATGGAGGCGACGGTCGCCCTCACCGGTCAGGCGGTCCCGGAGAACGGTGACGGCTGCGTCGTCTGCTCGCAGGAGGGGGAGGTCGGGTTTGTCGTGCGCGGCACGCCGCCCCGCCGCGGTGGGACGGTCGTTCTCCGCCTCCCCCGCCCCGCTCCACCCGGCGCGGTGGTGGCGATCACCCGGCGTGGATCCCTGGAGCGGCGTGCGGTGGAGATCATACAACGCGAACGCCAGGCGGTCCGGATCGATGCCTCGGTCCGCTGGGAGGCGGACGGGACGCCCGTGATCGACGCCGTCTGCACACCGCCCCGGCGTAAGGGGGTGGAGATCACGGTGCGGGGCGAGACGCCGATGGGGGCGGCCCGCACCCGTCCGCTCGGTGCAGAGGCGATCGCCGCACACCTCAGGAAGACCGGGGGAACGCAGTTTTTCATCGGCAGCCTTGACCTCGCCTATCCTGGCGGTCTCTTTGCCCCGCCCTCCTATCTCAATGATCTCAGGCGACGGATGCTCCTGGCAGCTGAGGAGGCGCTGGTCCGAGCCGCCCGGCCTGATGAGGGGGCGGTCCGGGACGCCAGCCGCCGCTGCGCCGCCGCCGTGGAGAGCCTCCGCGCCCCGCCCGCACCTGCGGTCCCGTTCCTCCCCTGCCTCAGTGTCTATACCGACACCGCAGAGGGGGTCAGGGCGGCACAGGAAGGGGGGGCGGACCGCATCTGTTTTGAACCTCTCCATCCGTCCGGAGAGGTGCTGCAGGAGGCGGTGGATTGTGCCGCCCCCCTCCCCCTGATCTGGATGTGGCCGACGGTCATCAGGAAGGCGTTTCTGGACACGGCGGTCCCCCTCCTTCCCTGTGCCCGCATCGCCGGCGTGATGGTCGGGGGGCACGGAGGTGCTCGAGCCGTATGTTCCGCCGCCCCCGCCATGCCCCTCTCGGGCGGCGCCGGGCTGAACGTCTGGAACCATTGCGCCGCCCTCTCACACCCGGGCCTCTCCCCGGTCACCCTCTCCCCCGAACTCGGGGCGGCGGATATCGCTGCGCTCATCACCCGCCTGCCCCCGGACGGCCCGGAGGCCAGGATGATCGTGCAGGGGACGGCTGTGGCGATGATCACCGAGGACTGCCCGCCGGCCACCGCCCTTGGTTGTCCTTCAGGCTGTGGGGAGGAACGGTTTGCCCTCCGGGATGAACGGGGCCGGATCTTCCCCCTCCATCCCGACGGCGACTGCCGCATGCGGATTGGAAACGCCGTCGAGACCTGTCTGATCGACCACCTCCCGGCCCTCGCCGCCGCCGGGGTGCGGGACGTCGTCGTCGATGCCCGTGGCCGGGGCCCGGACTACACTGCCCGGATGACCGCCCTCTACCGCCGGGCACTCGATGCAATCGACGATCCCGTGGTGCTCCGGGGTCTGAAGGACGAGGTCCGCGCCCTTGCCCTCGGGGGGATCACCGCCGCCTCCTACCTGCGGGGAACAGAGTGA